Genomic window (Chloroflexota bacterium):
ATTATCAGGGTGATATTGTTAATAATAGCTATCGGTGTAACGGTTCATATTATACTTATAAGAACTGCTAAAGAAAAAGAAAGCTGAAAGGAATTATGAGGTGAGGAATAGGTATGGTATCAATCTAATCTGGTTTTTGTTAATGGCAATGATTTTGGCAACTGGTGGATGTGCTGAATCAGTTGAGATAACGCAGATATTCAAAGACGTAACGGCGCAAGAAGCTTCTGACTTAATCCAGCAAAATGAAGGTAATCCCGATTTCCAGATTATTGATGTCAGGACACCCGAAGAATTCAATGATGGACATATAGAAAATGCTATATTAATCGATTTTTATTCCGAGGATTTTAGAGATGAAATCGCACGGCTGGATAGGGAGAAGACTTATTTTGTGTATTGCCGAAGTGGAAATCGAAGTGGACAAGCGGTTGATATTATGGCGGAACTGGGCTTTCAGGAAGTTTACAATCTTTCAGCTGGCATAAAAGAATGGGTTGAACAGGGGTTCCCGGTTGTAAAATAGAATGTAATTAAAAGGCGGAAAAGAAGCAAATAGTTAAGTAAGAAAGAAAACGCCCTGCTTAGAGCAGGGCTTCTCTCTTTTTAATTGGTGGAGACGGGGGAGAGTCGAACTCCCCCTGAAACAATTCTTGCTTGGCTCAGTGGTTGGAGTTTGTCTCCATTTTATACATATAGAGGTGAAGTTATTACGGTTTAGTCATTAACTCTTGTCGAAGTAGGCTTACGGCCGTCCTTTTGTTGGTTAAAGTTACGTTAGGTAGGCCGTGCCAGATAAAAGGTAGAACTTTTAAGGAGACTTTCAAGTTCTGTTTTCTCGCGCACAATCCTAATGATAGAAGGCGGTCCTCCTGCCTATCCAGTAGCCTATAGCAAAGATGAGCACGGCAGCAACCCCGATTATCGTGTATAATGCCCAGCTGGGCAGGGCAAAGGGTACGGCAACATAGAATTGACTGACGCTTGTCCATTCTCCTTCGTTAAGGGCGGCATCTATAGCTCTTACTCTCCAGTAATAGGGTGTTCGCTTACCGGCAAGCTTTGGCTCCTCCTTTTCAGTGAGTATATATTCTGATTCGGCAAGCTCTGTCTTCTCCAGCAGTATAGAACCAGCCTTAAAGTCCTTATCAGTGGCAATCTGGAGAACATAGGTCACCGGTGAGCTTTCGTCAGTAACATCCTTCCAGTCAAAGGATATCGGTGATTTCACCTTTACTCCCATTCCAGGTAGTAGCGGCGGCGGTGTTTTTGGTGCTACTGATTCCACGGCAAAGGTAATCTCCTTGGCACTGGTGCCGTCGCTGGCGGTTATGGTATGGCTTCCATGCTTGCTGGGTGGCACCTTGAAGGTAGCCGTGAAAATCCCGCTGGCGTCAGCGGTGGCCGTGGCTATTATTTTATCATCATACTTGATAGTGACTGTCCCGTTGGGCTTAAAGCCAGCGCCGCTCAATGTTAGACTAGTGCCGATATTGCCCGTGCTCTGGCTGACGCTGAGGGAAGTGTGTGGTAGCGTCGGTGCTATTGGGGGTATGGTTGTAGGTGGGGGTGGGGAAATCACGGTGAACTTAGTTCTAGCTGTATTGCTGCCATCTTCAGCATCTACATTTTTGATGCCAGGTCCCAATCCAGTCGGCACATTAAATTTGGTGGTAAAGCTGCCGGTGCTACTCGTCGTTGCGGTGGCTACTCCAATGTTATCATTGAACCAGATTTCAACTTCCTTTCTCCTTCCGAAGCCTGTACCACTGGCAGTTACCTCGGTACCAGCTTCTCCTGATTGTTTGCTGAGGACTATGTCTGACTCAACGGTAAACTCAGCTGTAACTTCACTGCTGTCTACGCTAGCGGTTATGGTATGGATACCAGCGGTGCTTGGTGGAATGCAGATAATGGATGCGAATTTGCCGTTACTATCAGTTTTGGAATCGCCATCCTCTATTTTGATCTTATTTCCATCATATTTAATGGTGATTTCTTTTTTAGTGATGAATTTGCTACCGGTGATCTTCACCAGCGTGTCTACTGGGCCTTTCTTGGGATTCAGCGAAATCTCGCCACTGGTGACGGTAAACATGGCATAGGCCTGGATGAGAACGGCGGGGTTGGTATAACTGGTATATTCGCGGGTTGCACATATGTAGTAGGTCGTACCAACCTCCACCTTTTTATCAGAACTACCATCGTCAAGAACGCTGGGAATGTTGAACGTGGTTTTGATATTACCCGCTTGGTCAATCCATACACCGGCCTTCACCTTTTCATAGGTCTTAACCTGATTGCCAATATAGTAAGACGTGTTGTTGCCATTGACAGTGAGGTAGATGTCAACATACTTGTCAGTACTGGCGGTGCTGGCGCTGAAACCAGAACCAGTAATCGTAATTTTGTCACCAACTCTGCCGCTGGCAGTGTCAAGCTTGATGCTACGAGCTGCCTGGACCGACGACGCCAAGGCAAAGGCCATCAGCAGGGACAGGATGATGGTTATACCGATTATTCTGAGAGTTCTTGAAAATCCCATTTTATTACTCCTTAATTGGCACAGCACTTATACTTGCCACGAGAGTCATCTCGCCCCTCACCACGGAAGGCGAGGAAAGCAAAAATAATGATACCAATGCCTACCAGTGTGTACGTTGCCCAGACGGGCAGGGCAAATGAAGAGCCAGTAAAGGATGGCCGCCCGCTTTTGGCATGGACACCACATCCAGCCTTGGCTGGTGAATTCATTTTGCTTCTAAGAAAAGGTGGCCTCAGAGTAGCTCCTATTTTCGACAAAGGTATCGCTCTTCTCTACCGGCGCCCTTGGCAGGGACACGAGAGATTAACAATCATCCGCGGTTGATACCCTGCAAGGGCACTCAGCAGCTTTAAACCCCTATACTGCGGTGAAGTTTTCTCAGCAGCCAAGATTTACTTTGGGCTATAGGTTACCGTTACTGTCCTGGCCACCGCATCCTTCCACTTGTCCGGTTTACCTCTTGCTGCCGTAACTTTGATGGTATTCTCGCCTTCAGCAAGTTCAAGATTGGTGGAGAAACTTGCAGTCGTCCTACCTTTTGTTAATGTTACAATGGTATCATTGACCCACACTGTAGCCTTGGCATCAGATACGTAGCCTCTGACTTCAATCGGGGATGCAGTAACGGTTCCCCCATGCGTAGGGGCTGTTATTGTCAGAGTCAGTGGCTTGGCACAGCTGATCATTAGTATAGCCAGTAACAAGATGATAAGGATAGCACAAATTGACTTAGCTAATTTATTCATTTATCCACATTCCCCTTTCCGTCGTGTATTTTTAACTTTTTACTCTGAATTCACCCCGGATTTTTCTGGTTATTTCGCCAAAGGCACCACCTCCCTATCGATATCAGCTGCGTTTTTAAAACGTGGTAGCGCTTCTAATAAGAATGCTAGCAGAACAGGGTTAAACGATGGTTGAACACAAGTTAAAAGACGGTTAAAAATGAATGATTATCGGCGGAGCCTAATGGCAGGCGGGTCATACAAGGCTATATGAGCTCAGTAAGCAGCTGCTTGTTAATGGCTTGTTTCAGAATCTTGCTAAGTCGGGTTTGCCCGCTATGGCTATAAGTTTGCCTGCCCCGGCATCTAGACATACCTAAGTGGCAGCTTTATCGTGACCGTCGTCCCCAACCCGACCTGACTCTGTATATCCAGCTTGCCGCCATGGAGGTCAATGACTTGCTTGACGATAGCCAAACCCAGTCCCGCTCCGCCACTACCGGACCTGCGGGTGGTATGAACTTTGTAGAACGGCTCTGTAATGTGGGTTAAGTGTTCCTGCGGTATGCCCTGTCCAGTATCCGAAACCTTGATGACTGCCCACTCCTCTTCGTCACTCAGCGAGATTTCCACGGAGCCCTCTTTCGGAGTAAACTTTACAGCGTTATCGACAACGTTCAGTACCATCTGCTTGAGCAGATCGTGGTCCCCCAAGGCGACTACGATGTCGGGGATGGAAACCTAGAGGCTCAGATCCTGAGCCAGCACCCCTACCTCCCTAACCACCTCGTTTAGCAATTCTCGCAGATCAATTTCTTCGGGAGTAAATGTCGGGTTTGACTCTAATTGCCCGCTCAGCAGCAGGTTATTGGTCATTCGCGTCAACCTGCGCAATTCCGTGGACATCCTCTGGAGACTCTGCCTGTTTTCCTGGTCAACCGATGGTTGCATAAGCATGACATCTATCTGTCCTTGAAGTACGGCAAGAGGGGTCCTGAGGTCATGAGAGACGCCAGCAATGAACATCTCCTTGGCTTTAAATGCCGTATCAAGTCGCTGCAGCATGGTGTTCAGGGTATTGGCCAGTTCCTGAAGCTCTGGGGGGCCGGATTCTCCGGGAATTTTAGTAGCCAGATTCTTGCTCCCGATTTCCCGTACACGGCTCAGGATTCTGTCAAGCGGTTGGAACCCCTGCTGAAGAAGGAAGAAACCCACCACGATTGCCAAAGCACTGCCGGCGATACCTACAGCTAGAGTGTATCGCCACAGCTGCTTTTGAGCTGTCGCCACCTGGGCAAGGCTATCGCCTGTCTGGATCAACAGGATGGTCTTTTCAGCGGCTGGGTCATACACCGAGATGGTGTATAGCCGCAGGGCCTCGTGTCCCCTTATTTTGATAGTCTCGAATCGTCCTTCCGACATCTCCGGCAGGAGCAATTGGTTATCCATGAGCGGGACAATCGGGTCAGGAATATCGCCAAAAGTAGCGAGGACATTGCCCTTGGGGTCAGCGACACGCAAAATGGCAGGGACATACGGCAGTTCCTGCTCAGCGAGCCACTCAACCAAAGGGTCATAAGCTTCGTGGCTGAGCTTGGGGCCTAACATGATGGCATCAGCTACGATGTCCGTCCGCTCTTCGAGGCGTTGGTCGAGATCTGTGCGCATGCCCTCTACCATGACCTGTTGTGCTACAAATGCCAAGCCAACGATAATGAGGGGAATAACCAAAGAATACCATAGGAAAATCTGCCGGCGCAGGCTGATCTTCATGGAATCTCCCTGAGCGCGTAGCCAAAGCCACGCACCGATTGTA
Coding sequences:
- a CDS encoding rhodanese-like domain-containing protein, producing MAMILATGGCAESVEITQIFKDVTAQEASDLIQQNEGNPDFQIIDVRTPEEFNDGHIENAILIDFYSEDFRDEIARLDREKTYFVYCRSGNRSGQAVDIMAELGFQEVYNLSAGIKEWVEQGFPVVK
- a CDS encoding Ig-like domain-containing protein, producing MGFSRTLRIIGITIILSLLMAFALASSVQAARSIKLDTASGRVGDKITITGSGFSASTASTDKYVDIYLTVNGNNTSYYIGNQVKTYEKVKAGVWIDQAGNIKTTFNIPSVLDDGSSDKKVEVGTTYYICATREYTSYTNPAVLIQAYAMFTVTSGEISLNPKKGPVDTLVKITGSKFITKKEITIKYDGNKIKIEDGDSKTDSNGKFASIICIPPSTAGIHTITASVDSSEVTAEFTVESDIVLSKQSGEAGTEVTASGTGFGRRKEVEIWFNDNIGVATATTSSTGSFTTKFNVPTGLGPGIKNVDAEDGSNTARTKFTVISPPPPTTIPPIAPTLPHTSLSVSQSTGNIGTSLTLSGAGFKPNGTVTIKYDDKIIATATADASGIFTATFKVPPSKHGSHTITASDGTSAKEITFAVESVAPKTPPPLLPGMGVKVKSPISFDWKDVTDESSPVTYVLQIATDKDFKAGSILLEKTELAESEYILTEKEEPKLAGKRTPYYWRVRAIDAALNEGEWTSVSQFYVAVPFALPSWALYTIIGVAAVLIFAIGYWIGRRTAFYH
- a CDS encoding ATP-binding protein encodes the protein MGDHDLLKQMVLNVVDNAVKFTPKEGSVEISLSDEEEWAVIKVSDTGQGIPQEHLTHITEPFYKVHTTRRSGSGGAGLGLAIVKQVIDLHGGKLDIQSQVGLGTTVTIKLPLRYV
- a CDS encoding HAMP domain-containing histidine kinase, whose translation is MKISLRRQIFLWYSLVIPLIIVGLAFVAQQVMVEGMRTDLDQRLEERTDIVADAIMLGPKLSHEAYDPLVEWLAEQELPYVPAILRVADPKGNVLATFGDIPDPIVPLMDNQLLLPEMSEGRFETIKIRGHEALRLYTISVYDPAAEKTILLIQTGDSLAQVATAQKQLWRYTLAVGIAGSALAIVVGFFLLQQGFQPLDRILSRVREIGSKNLATKIPGESGPPELQELANTLNTMLQRLDTAFKAKEMFIAGVSHDLRTPLAVLQGQIDVMLMQPSVDQENRQSLQRMSTELRRLTRMTNNLLLSGQLESNPTFTPEEIDLRELLNEVVREVGVLAQDLSL